The Pirellulimonas nuda genome includes a region encoding these proteins:
- a CDS encoding S1C family serine protease has protein sequence MTYRALSSFFYGAVLIVTARECAARDADLYTAATAAAVRQVEPRVVQLRLVGGVSSIEGVPLGRAISGLLLSSDGWVVTTSFGFEDPPTAVIAVLTGGEQLALELVAVDYVLKIALLRPTEADRPGDDWLKPEASPLRVGQTVLAVGRSYNAHAPNVSRGVVSALGRLSARAVQVDASVSSANYGGPLVDLNGHILGLLTPLPAAGSDRMSAEWYDSGIGFAVPIDRVLKSVEILRAGHDRLPGALPFSIDSKNPLASSVTVAKVDDAAAPSLRVGDRLASIESTPVLNPTHALSLMAGFCNGEQACLKLERAGEIFETQVVAIQKKPVESDKKTPRAKIARGVDD, from the coding sequence ATGACCTACCGAGCGCTCTCGTCGTTTTTCTATGGGGCCGTCTTGATCGTCACGGCGCGTGAGTGTGCCGCTCGCGACGCCGATCTGTACACCGCTGCGACAGCCGCAGCGGTTCGCCAGGTCGAACCGCGTGTCGTTCAACTTCGCCTAGTGGGCGGGGTCTCCTCTATTGAGGGAGTCCCTTTGGGGCGGGCGATTTCTGGGCTGCTCCTATCCAGCGACGGGTGGGTCGTGACGACTAGTTTTGGATTCGAAGATCCACCCACGGCGGTGATCGCGGTCTTGACCGGCGGCGAACAGCTTGCGCTGGAACTCGTTGCGGTTGACTACGTCCTAAAGATCGCCCTGCTGCGCCCTACAGAAGCGGACCGTCCTGGCGACGACTGGCTCAAGCCGGAGGCTAGCCCGCTGCGGGTCGGCCAAACGGTGCTCGCGGTGGGAAGAAGCTACAACGCTCACGCGCCGAATGTGTCGCGTGGGGTCGTCAGCGCATTGGGCCGATTGAGCGCCAGGGCGGTCCAGGTGGACGCGTCGGTCTCTTCCGCGAACTACGGCGGGCCACTAGTTGACCTGAACGGGCACATTCTAGGACTGCTAACGCCGCTGCCCGCTGCCGGCTCAGATCGGATGAGCGCCGAATGGTACGATTCGGGTATCGGTTTTGCCGTGCCCATCGACCGAGTTCTCAAGAGTGTCGAGATCCTGCGCGCGGGGCATGACCGGCTTCCGGGCGCCTTGCCGTTCTCTATCGATTCAAAAAATCCGCTAGCGTCAAGCGTCACCGTCGCTAAGGTCGACGATGCTGCGGCGCCCAGCCTCCGTGTGGGCGACCGACTCGCTTCCATCGAATCGACACCCGTGCTAAATCCCACCCACGCGCTTAGCCTGATGGCGGGATTCTGCAACGGTGAGCAGGCCTGTCTCAAACTCGAGCGAGCCGGCGAGATATTTGAGACGCAGGTTGTCGCGATTCAAAAGAAGCCCGTAGAGAGCGACAAAAAAACGCCGCGGGCAAAGATTGCCCGCGGCGTTGACGATTAG
- a CDS encoding BatA domain-containing protein, with product MALLFPAILMIGVPLALAPVVIHFFNPRRERQVAWAAMELLVESQRRNQLWIEVRGLVLLALRVLAVLAAALMLGRPRFNGGVVDWINPQQSTHLVVVDDSYSMSDRGLDPSVWRRALDGVRALDARVGQQSGGRLVVLRASEVLEAPTDAPLLGGAAATAEAARLEGTAAGETNVGLAPVFDRLYGELAGREAGPPVFLYALTDLRSQNIAGDGALQDSVKRVSPEVAAIRIVRCAEDASSNLTLSDVSPLPGPRAAGVEIPIRIRVQNHGPSAVADVQVRLFCDGGSLPAVQIGSAPAGGTGSAETSVRFAEPGVHRVLAELDGDAVASDNRRWLPLVLPSQQTVLVVDASLDGAGSRAIRTAIDPGQGVRTGWRAVLIYPGELSDALEREPPVCVVLADVPKLPPVAVEQVLRFVEKGGGLMLAVGPSIDRAFYNEWFFAGAESPLLALSVGRPSQMPPGKPAGVGDLSAVAHPVVRAFTGDLAPLSKSIAVSFAHSLELEEESAVRIVASLWDGRPALCLGSYGEGRVACLATHPSADVGWSSMSASPLFPIFMQDTVGYLCQPAMEPSLRTLGFGAGDSPPSRLTAGGAPLIADDSSAIGSQLGVFRDTAAGAAAFAVNVDPREGDLALPPAAEVEAIAAVDGVTVESLDTFVASVSGDPAPDASRWFLVAVLLLLAAETITSWTSKARVSSRGVAA from the coding sequence GTGGCGCTGCTGTTTCCTGCCATCCTGATGATTGGAGTGCCGCTCGCCCTGGCGCCGGTGGTGATCCACTTCTTCAATCCGCGTCGCGAACGCCAGGTCGCTTGGGCGGCGATGGAGTTGCTGGTGGAGAGCCAACGGCGAAACCAGTTGTGGATTGAAGTGCGTGGATTGGTGTTGCTGGCGTTGCGGGTGCTCGCGGTGCTCGCCGCGGCGTTGATGCTGGGGCGCCCGAGATTCAACGGGGGAGTCGTTGACTGGATCAATCCTCAGCAGAGCACGCATCTGGTAGTCGTCGATGACAGCTACTCGATGTCCGACCGCGGGCTCGACCCCAGTGTCTGGCGCCGCGCGCTCGATGGGGTGCGCGCGCTCGACGCACGTGTAGGCCAGCAGTCTGGCGGGCGCTTGGTTGTGCTCCGCGCCTCTGAGGTGCTGGAGGCGCCGACGGATGCGCCGCTGCTCGGCGGCGCGGCGGCGACGGCCGAGGCTGCTCGGTTGGAAGGGACGGCTGCGGGCGAAACCAACGTGGGGTTGGCGCCGGTCTTCGATCGTCTCTACGGAGAGCTTGCTGGGCGCGAGGCAGGTCCTCCGGTTTTTCTTTACGCGCTGACCGATCTGCGCAGCCAGAACATCGCGGGAGACGGGGCGCTTCAGGACTCGGTGAAACGCGTGTCGCCAGAGGTAGCAGCAATCCGAATCGTCCGTTGTGCTGAGGACGCGTCATCCAATCTGACCTTGTCTGACGTTTCCCCTTTGCCTGGACCGCGCGCCGCGGGAGTTGAGATCCCTATCCGGATCCGGGTCCAGAACCATGGTCCTAGCGCAGTCGCCGACGTCCAGGTTCGGCTGTTTTGCGATGGTGGATCACTTCCAGCCGTGCAGATCGGTTCGGCGCCTGCTGGCGGCACAGGAAGCGCTGAGACCTCCGTCCGATTCGCAGAGCCCGGCGTGCATCGAGTGCTGGCGGAACTGGATGGAGACGCGGTGGCGTCCGACAACCGCCGATGGCTGCCGCTCGTTTTGCCCAGCCAGCAAACCGTACTCGTGGTGGATGCTTCGCTGGACGGCGCGGGCTCGCGAGCGATACGAACGGCTATCGACCCCGGGCAAGGAGTGCGGACGGGATGGCGGGCGGTGCTGATCTACCCCGGGGAACTTTCTGACGCGCTCGAACGGGAGCCGCCCGTCTGCGTGGTGTTGGCGGACGTGCCAAAGCTGCCGCCGGTTGCGGTGGAGCAGGTCCTACGCTTTGTGGAGAAAGGCGGCGGATTGATGCTAGCGGTTGGCCCGTCGATCGATCGAGCTTTCTACAACGAGTGGTTCTTCGCGGGCGCCGAGTCGCCGCTGCTTGCTCTGTCGGTTGGCCGACCGAGCCAGATGCCTCCCGGAAAACCCGCCGGCGTCGGCGATCTCTCAGCCGTTGCGCACCCGGTCGTCCGCGCGTTTACAGGCGACTTGGCGCCCCTGTCGAAGTCCATCGCCGTCAGTTTCGCCCATTCGCTTGAATTAGAGGAAGAGAGCGCCGTTCGGATCGTTGCATCGCTCTGGGATGGGCGGCCGGCGCTCTGCCTGGGCAGCTACGGTGAAGGCCGCGTCGCTTGCCTAGCAACGCATCCCTCTGCCGATGTGGGGTGGAGCTCGATGAGCGCCTCGCCGTTGTTTCCTATTTTCATGCAGGATACGGTCGGCTACCTCTGCCAGCCCGCAATGGAGCCCTCCCTCCGTACACTTGGTTTCGGAGCCGGGGACTCGCCCCCATCGCGATTGACGGCCGGCGGCGCACCGTTGATTGCCGATGATTCGTCGGCAATAGGTAGCCAATTGGGAGTTTTTCGTGACACGGCTGCCGGGGCCGCGGCGTTCGCCGTAAACGTCGACCCTCGTGAGGGCGATCTCGCGCTGCCGCCGGCCGCAGAAGTTGAGGCCATCGCGGCGGTCGATGGGGTGACGGTTGAGTCGCTCGACACGTTCGTTGCGTCGGTTTCTGGAGACCCCGCTCCCGACGCCTCGCGGTGGTTCTTGGTGGCCGTGCTCCTGCTGCTTGCCGCAGAGACAATCACGTCGTGGACCAGCAAGGCCCGCGTTAGCAGCAGGGGGGTCGCGGCATGA
- a CDS encoding coiled-coil domain-containing protein, protein MIRTICVLLACSIGLIVAAQDNRSLTVDQADLAARFAELESVAIRLAQQLEADDPARAQLLRATIEQSRGEGVTVRMQSLADLLRRGRFSDAAIGQAKIADALAQLLDELMADPQEAIAALQAEELRQALEQIDRLSARQQALRGASADEQSEAPQKAMAEEAERLASELGSKDGPTQGKPAPAGSAGPMSKAADAVKRAAESMRRAAEQMKQEDPSGVPKEQIAAERSLEEAREELDTRLRQLRKEERYRMLKQMSERFETMRAEQQSVLAATIEGAVLPADSRSLQAAGRALAKREQALANAAEAAMRVLREADAATAFLEATIQVAADMRAAELRLESAELGQRTQTIESAILLALEDAKECLEEAAEQARESSDGAEGPSPSAGGEPPLLAKIAELRMIRTLQKRVLSRTEAVQASIDSDPRRTPSAAEELQDLAGRQRRLVAALEDLMKDGT, encoded by the coding sequence ATGATTCGCACGATTTGCGTTCTCCTCGCTTGCTCTATCGGCCTGATCGTGGCCGCGCAGGACAACAGGTCGCTCACGGTGGATCAAGCAGACCTTGCCGCGAGGTTCGCAGAATTGGAGTCGGTCGCGATTCGGCTGGCTCAACAGTTGGAAGCGGATGATCCGGCCCGCGCCCAGCTACTGCGAGCCACGATCGAGCAGAGCCGCGGGGAAGGCGTAACCGTGCGGATGCAGTCGCTTGCCGACCTGCTTCGTCGCGGGCGCTTCTCGGACGCCGCGATTGGTCAGGCAAAGATCGCCGACGCATTGGCCCAACTGCTCGACGAACTGATGGCGGACCCACAAGAAGCGATTGCAGCGCTTCAGGCAGAAGAGCTCCGCCAGGCTCTCGAGCAGATCGATCGCCTGTCGGCTCGGCAGCAGGCTCTGCGGGGGGCCAGCGCGGATGAGCAAAGCGAGGCGCCTCAGAAGGCCATGGCGGAGGAGGCCGAAAGACTGGCGAGTGAACTCGGGTCGAAGGATGGCCCCACGCAAGGCAAGCCGGCACCAGCGGGAAGCGCGGGCCCGATGTCCAAGGCCGCAGACGCGGTCAAACGGGCGGCGGAATCGATGCGCCGCGCCGCTGAGCAGATGAAGCAAGAGGATCCAAGCGGGGTTCCGAAGGAACAAATCGCCGCCGAACGGTCCCTTGAAGAGGCCCGAGAAGAGCTCGACACGCGTTTGCGTCAGCTCCGTAAAGAGGAACGCTACCGAATGCTTAAGCAGATGAGCGAGCGCTTCGAAACGATGCGGGCAGAGCAGCAGTCGGTCCTTGCGGCCACGATAGAGGGGGCCGTGCTTCCGGCTGATTCGCGGAGCCTTCAAGCCGCTGGTCGGGCGCTCGCGAAGCGAGAACAGGCTCTAGCTAACGCAGCCGAGGCGGCTATGAGGGTCTTGCGAGAGGCCGACGCAGCCACGGCCTTTCTAGAGGCGACAATTCAGGTCGCCGCCGACATGCGAGCAGCAGAACTTAGACTCGAATCTGCGGAACTGGGCCAACGGACGCAAACCATCGAGTCGGCCATTCTGCTTGCCCTAGAAGACGCCAAGGAGTGTCTCGAAGAAGCGGCAGAACAGGCGCGTGAATCGTCGGACGGAGCCGAGGGACCAAGCCCATCGGCGGGGGGAGAGCCCCCGCTGTTGGCAAAAATCGCGGAGCTCCGCATGATTCGAACTTTGCAGAAGCGGGTGCTTTCGCGAACCGAGGCGGTGCAGGCCTCAATTGATTCCGATCCGCGTCGCACCCCTTCTGCTGCCGAAGAGTTGCAAGACCTCGCCGGCAGGCAGCGGAGGTTGGTCGCAGCGCTCGAAGACTTGATGAAAGATGGTACCTAG
- a CDS encoding NPCBM/NEW2 domain-containing protein, giving the protein MKNVRLLAWLPILLCLAWTTTESPAAPESDELAPVRATLLDGTTLSGRTIRIDAEGLRMTWDGDVRQIGGAELEQIEFPDAVSASDQPAGWLELRDGSLAPVSDWAWDATGCSVVLASPLQVGSEPQGVEPGSVRAFRYRELNDQQSQQWRDLADRRDALDSIIIERGSGDLDRVEIVAVSASPESVRVLLDGEPIDVPRRKLVGLFLSGSTESEVAEETAVATGQHHLRLSLSSVRYGAKSGFSVVTRCGEAFALKSGGVARLDFRAGNVAYLSDLTPLRVDVKTYFAIDSEASELAARLAEPRWDRAYDGGPLRLLVDASDGFGKEQTFAKGVAARSRTTLVFARPEGFNHFAGLVGLDPSAPAIASALVSVSGDDEVLIEQALRSGEPAVPLRIDTQGFRQITIVIDFGENLDIGDRVVLADARFVR; this is encoded by the coding sequence ATGAAGAACGTCCGGCTTCTTGCTTGGCTTCCGATCCTGCTCTGTCTGGCCTGGACCACGACAGAGTCGCCCGCGGCTCCTGAGAGTGACGAGCTCGCTCCGGTGCGAGCCACGTTGCTCGACGGAACCACTCTCTCCGGTCGTACTATCCGCATCGACGCGGAGGGGCTGCGAATGACGTGGGACGGTGACGTGAGGCAGATCGGTGGGGCTGAACTCGAGCAAATCGAGTTCCCAGACGCCGTATCGGCGTCCGATCAGCCCGCTGGGTGGCTAGAGTTGCGGGATGGATCGCTGGCGCCAGTGTCGGATTGGGCGTGGGACGCTACGGGATGCTCCGTCGTACTAGCATCGCCGCTGCAGGTTGGGTCGGAGCCGCAAGGCGTCGAGCCAGGATCGGTTCGTGCGTTCCGCTACCGAGAGTTGAACGACCAGCAGAGCCAACAATGGCGAGACCTCGCCGACCGACGCGATGCGCTCGACTCGATCATCATCGAGCGAGGATCGGGCGACCTCGATCGAGTCGAGATTGTCGCGGTCTCGGCCAGCCCCGAGTCTGTACGAGTCTTGCTCGACGGAGAACCCATCGACGTGCCGCGTAGAAAGCTCGTCGGCCTGTTTCTCTCCGGGTCGACGGAGTCCGAAGTTGCCGAGGAGACCGCAGTCGCCACCGGGCAGCATCACTTGCGACTGTCGCTAAGCTCCGTGCGGTACGGCGCGAAGTCGGGCTTCTCGGTCGTGACCCGATGTGGAGAAGCGTTCGCGTTGAAATCTGGAGGGGTTGCGCGTCTCGACTTCAGGGCGGGAAACGTGGCCTACCTGAGCGACCTGACGCCGTTGCGCGTGGACGTGAAGACGTATTTCGCCATAGATTCAGAGGCAAGCGAGTTGGCCGCGCGGCTGGCTGAGCCCCGTTGGGACCGGGCGTATGATGGGGGACCGCTGCGGTTGCTTGTGGACGCGAGTGACGGCTTTGGCAAAGAGCAGACTTTCGCCAAAGGCGTAGCGGCGCGGAGCCGAACGACCCTCGTGTTCGCCCGCCCAGAGGGGTTCAATCACTTTGCTGGACTGGTAGGGCTCGATCCGAGTGCGCCGGCCATCGCCTCTGCACTGGTAAGCGTCTCCGGCGACGACGAGGTGTTGATTGAGCAGGCGCTGCGTAGTGGCGAACCAGCGGTCCCGCTGCGCATCGATACTCAGGGCTTCCGTCAGATCACGATTGTGATCGATTTCGGCGAGAATCTCGACATTGGCGACCGAGTTGTGCTTGCCGACGCGAGGTTTGTCCGATGA
- a CDS encoding trypsin-like peptidase domain-containing protein codes for MMRTLLPAILIATANLAARSVGAVPAEVQEIERLRVATIEEVTPCVVAVMEPGGDGGGSGVLVSPTGLALTNFHVVAPCGATMICGLPDGRTYDAELVGLDPTGDIAVIQLAGRDNFPAARIGDSDQVRIGDEAIVLGNPFLLATDFRPSVSCGIVSGVGRYQYPADTILEYADCLQTDAAINPGNSGGPLFDSSGELIGINGRASFGERGRVNVGVGYAVSINQAMRFLPQMRVGRIVDHASLEATAVTLAGAAVIDQVEPRSAAARAGLRSGDRVVAIDGRPIHSANSLKNAIGVYPAGWVVAIDIKRGGESHSMRVRLASRHAEGELIGAVTRQARPTPAGGQKTPSLNLALGLANSSINERELQRLLGRRSSPREAGSPWEIGGEDSQGKPVVLLLGAGHSSLEVDRGKFFVEPARPMDVQDAPPGSGGLLVGFDLLRRLLLREPLDRSVAWGQTPWPIPEELCDAVHVEHGGAVAQFYFDRQSSSLLGFEVWLGPTRPPCVVRLDRDASEPALRAHIENADGSVSTWRIDKQSPLGWLEANPDRKE; via the coding sequence ATGATGCGGACCCTCCTGCCGGCCATCCTTATTGCTACGGCGAACCTCGCAGCGCGCAGTGTCGGCGCGGTCCCAGCCGAGGTTCAGGAGATCGAGCGACTTCGAGTAGCGACCATCGAGGAGGTCACCCCGTGTGTCGTGGCGGTAATGGAGCCCGGCGGCGACGGGGGAGGGTCTGGCGTGCTTGTTTCGCCGACGGGTTTGGCGCTCACCAACTTTCACGTCGTAGCCCCGTGCGGCGCGACGATGATCTGCGGGCTGCCAGACGGCAGAACGTACGACGCAGAGTTGGTGGGCCTTGACCCAACGGGCGATATCGCGGTGATCCAACTGGCTGGCCGCGACAACTTTCCCGCGGCCAGGATCGGCGACAGCGATCAGGTTCGGATTGGCGACGAAGCGATCGTGTTGGGCAATCCCTTCCTGTTGGCGACCGATTTTCGCCCGAGCGTCTCGTGCGGGATCGTTTCCGGTGTGGGGCGATACCAATACCCAGCGGACACGATCCTCGAGTACGCCGATTGCCTGCAGACCGACGCAGCCATCAATCCTGGAAACTCTGGTGGTCCGTTATTCGACTCCAGCGGGGAGTTGATAGGCATCAATGGACGGGCTTCTTTCGGAGAGCGGGGACGGGTGAATGTGGGCGTCGGGTATGCTGTTTCCATCAATCAAGCGATGCGGTTTCTGCCGCAGATGCGGGTGGGACGGATCGTTGATCACGCTTCGCTGGAAGCCACAGCCGTAACCTTGGCTGGCGCCGCAGTCATCGACCAGGTGGAACCCAGGTCGGCAGCGGCACGCGCCGGTCTGCGGAGCGGCGATCGTGTGGTGGCGATCGATGGGCGGCCGATCCATTCGGCAAACTCGCTCAAGAACGCGATCGGCGTCTACCCAGCCGGCTGGGTCGTGGCAATCGACATCAAGCGGGGTGGCGAATCGCACTCCATGCGTGTTCGTTTGGCCTCTCGGCACGCGGAGGGAGAACTGATCGGGGCTGTAACCCGCCAAGCTAGACCGACGCCTGCCGGCGGACAGAAAACGCCGTCGCTCAATCTGGCATTAGGGCTAGCAAATAGTTCGATCAATGAACGGGAGTTGCAGCGTTTGCTCGGCCGGCGATCTTCGCCTCGCGAAGCAGGATCGCCGTGGGAGATCGGTGGCGAAGACAGTCAGGGGAAGCCGGTGGTTCTGTTGTTGGGAGCCGGGCATTCGAGTCTCGAAGTTGATCGGGGTAAGTTTTTCGTCGAGCCGGCCCGACCCATGGACGTGCAAGACGCTCCGCCGGGTAGCGGCGGTCTGTTGGTGGGTTTTGATCTGCTTCGTCGCTTGCTGCTGCGTGAGCCGCTTGATCGATCAGTCGCCTGGGGTCAGACGCCTTGGCCGATCCCCGAGGAGCTTTGCGACGCCGTGCACGTCGAGCACGGTGGGGCTGTCGCGCAGTTCTACTTTGATCGCCAATCGTCCAGTTTGCTTGGGTTCGAGGTCTGGCTGGGGCCGACTCGTCCCCCGTGCGTCGTCCGTCTCGATCGCGACGCTTCTGAGCCTGCGCTTCGAGCCCATATCGAGAACGCTGATGGCAGCGTTTCTACATGGCGAATCGATAAGCAGTCTCCTCTTGGTTGGTTAGAAGCGAACCCAGATCGGAAGGAGTAG
- a CDS encoding S1C family serine protease, whose protein sequence is MVKLYGGGGLGGLAHYQTGVVVSADGLIATIDTLVLEQGEAVAVMNDGSRRSAKVVGSDPITGIALLRAMPPLSLAPFVKFRSESSPEIGQSALVFANVFGIAAGDEPVSLITGVVGGLIPPADSVAGAGSPFLLDSVTGVPGLPGGLVLAADGTPIGLMSREVTNEATGLIVNPVISADVVADRIEVLLTGAVVERSPQPAAGVTVSTFAEFGFAMIPDLSPRTPPYVDYVRSESLARQAGLAAGDLIVSVGDDVVSSQRDLLALISPDRRRVDSDLQLTIKRGHRLVVIVIDAQEEAP, encoded by the coding sequence GTGGTGAAGCTGTACGGCGGAGGTGGTCTTGGCGGGCTCGCGCACTATCAGACGGGAGTTGTGGTGTCGGCCGATGGCCTCATCGCAACGATCGATACGCTTGTTCTGGAGCAAGGCGAAGCGGTCGCGGTCATGAACGATGGGAGTCGTCGATCCGCCAAGGTTGTCGGCAGTGACCCGATCACGGGCATCGCGTTGCTTCGGGCGATGCCGCCGCTCTCGCTCGCCCCATTTGTAAAGTTTCGAAGCGAGAGTAGCCCCGAGATAGGCCAGAGCGCTCTAGTCTTTGCGAACGTGTTCGGCATAGCTGCTGGGGACGAACCCGTATCGTTGATTACGGGCGTTGTGGGAGGTCTTATCCCCCCTGCCGACAGCGTCGCGGGCGCTGGTAGTCCATTCTTGCTGGACAGCGTTACAGGGGTCCCGGGCCTGCCCGGTGGGCTCGTCTTGGCTGCGGATGGAACGCCCATTGGGTTGATGTCTCGTGAAGTCACGAACGAAGCGACCGGCCTCATCGTCAATCCGGTGATCTCCGCCGATGTTGTCGCGGATCGGATCGAAGTACTCCTGACCGGAGCCGTCGTTGAACGATCACCACAGCCTGCGGCAGGTGTGACTGTTTCGACCTTCGCTGAGTTTGGGTTTGCAATGATACCCGACCTGTCGCCCCGCACCCCACCGTATGTGGACTACGTACGATCCGAGTCGCTGGCGCGGCAGGCCGGATTGGCAGCGGGCGATCTGATTGTCTCGGTGGGCGACGATGTTGTTTCCTCGCAGAGAGACTTGCTTGCACTTATCTCTCCGGACCGCCGCCGAGTCGACTCCGATCTACAACTCACGATCAAGCGTGGCCATCGCTTGGTTGTAATTGTGATCGACGCCCAGGAAGAAGCTCCATGA